One segment of Solanum stenotomum isolate F172 chromosome 1, ASM1918654v1, whole genome shotgun sequence DNA contains the following:
- the LOC125859660 gene encoding (S)-8-oxocitronellyl enol synthase CYC2-like yields MNWWLSRSINNALLLQENVEYSGTHEISYQNVGLIIGVTGVVGNSLAGTLSSTDTPGGPWKVYGVSRRGTPVCSIAKVTYIQCDVSKATDVQAKLSTLKDVTHIFWVTLAFDLSTAKSCEINGAMFRNVLTCVIPNAPNLRHICLQTGGMHYMGIHKSIDGKLHVTSHDPPFNEDMKRLENIHNFYYTLEDVLFDEVSRKPSLTWSVHRPDLIFGFSPYSSLNIIGTLCVYATICKFIGIPMKFPGTEAVWDSFSNASDANLVAEHQIWAAMCPQGKNRAFNITNGDVFKWKHLWKVLAEEIGVEYVEFDAMEKIITLSEMMKDKGPVWDKIVRDNKLISTKLEEVGLWDFADMLLGGGTCRLSSINRSKENGFIGFRNSINSFIFWIHKAKHNRLIP; encoded by the exons ATGAACTGGTGGTTGTCAAGATCTATCAATAATGCACTGCTGCTGCAG GAAAATGTTGAGTATAGCGGAACACATGAAATAAGCTACCAAAATGTTGGCCTTATTATTGGAGTCACTGGTGTAGTTGGCAACAGTTTGGCTGGAACACTCTCATCCACTGACACCCCAGGCGGTCCGTGGAAGGTCTATGGTGTGTCAAGACGGGGGACGCCAGTCTGTAGCATTGCTAAAGTCACATACATTCAATGCGATGTCTCTAAAGCAACTGATGTACAAGCCAAATTATCGACCCTAAAAGATGTGACACACATCTTCTGGGTGACTTTGGCTTTTGACCTTTCAACAGCTAAAAGTTGTGAAATCAATGGAGCAATGTTTCGCAATGTCCTCACTTGTGTCATACCAAATGCACCTAATTTACGCCACATCTGTCTCCAGACGGGAGGGATGCATTATATGGGAATTCACAAATCAATTGATGGGAAACTTCATGTTACTTCTCATGATCCACCTTTCAATGAGGACATGAAAAGATTGGAAAACATTCACAACTTTTATTACACATTAGAAGATGTATTATTCGATGAAGTATCTAGAAAACCAAGCCTAACATGGTCCGTCCATAGGCCTGATTTAATTTTCGGGTTTTCACCTTATAGCTCGTTGAACATTATTGGAACACTTTGCGTATACGCAACAATATGCAAATTCATAGGCATTCCGATGAAATTTCCAGGGACAGAAGCCGTTTGGGATAGTTTTTCGAATGCATCAGATGCTAATTTGGTGGCAGAGCATCAAATTTGGGCAGCAATGTGTCCGCAGGGGAAAAACAGAGCATTCAACATTACCAACGGCGATGTGTTCAAATGGAAGCATTTGTGGAAGGTGTTGGCTGAAGAAATCGGAGTTGAATATGTGGAATTCGACGCGATGGAGAAGATTATTACATTGTCTGAGATGATGAAGGACAAGGGGCCTGTGTGGGATAAGATTGTGAGAGACAATAAGTTGATTTCGACAAAGTTAGAAGAAGTTGGGTTGTGGGATTTTGCAGATATGTTACTTGGTGGAGGGACTTGTAGGTTGAGCAGTATAAATCGTAGCAAGGAGAATGGTTTCATTGGCTTTAGGAATTCCATCAATTCCTTCATTTTCTGGATACACAAGGCAAAACATAATAGATTAATACCATGA